A window of Citrus sinensis cultivar Valencia sweet orange chromosome 7, DVS_A1.0, whole genome shotgun sequence contains these coding sequences:
- the LOC102621420 gene encoding uncharacterized protein LOC102621420 isoform X2 — MTASVSAPMASAADQQYVTAKTSVWWDIENCQVPDNRDPHTIAQNISSALVKMNYCGPVSISAYGDTNRIPASVQHALSSTGIALNHVPAVDNPAPSNYLLISGDRDFSNALHQLRMRRYNILLAQPHEASAPLVAAAKSVWLWTSLVAGGPPLPSGESLLRTGDFATFNPENEPVQASRPMGNTNTGRVGDTKSKGKHVNKRTNQPSISRAASTPVGNGNNSRRSFRNQHPLPSRPYHFPMQPNFPQDNFLPHNSHNHGFRPMPPKPTGLDYPMYPEPTGWD, encoded by the exons ATGACCGCCTCCGTGTCTGCGCCTATGGCGTCTGCTGCGGATCAGCAGTATGTGACTGCGAAGACGTCGGTGTGGTGGGACATAGAGAACTGCCAGGTGCCGGATAACCGTGACCCTCACACGATAGCGCAGAACATCAGCTCCGCCCTGGTCAAGATGAACTACTGTGGTCCCGTCTCCATCTCCGCCTACGGCGACACCAATCGCATCCCCGCGTCTGTACAGCACGCGCTCTCCAGTACTGGGATTGCTCTCAATCACGTCCCCGCCG TGGACAATCCTGCTCCCTCGAATTATCTGCTGATATCCGGAGACAGAGATTTTTCTAATGCTCTCCATCAATTGCGTATGAGGAGGTATAATATTCTTTTGGCACAACCACACGAGGCATCAGCACCACTTGTTGCAGCAGCGAAGAGTGTATGGCTTTGGACGAGCCTTGTAGCTGGAGGACCCCCGCTTCCTAGTGGTGAATCTTTGCTTCGTACTGGTGATTTCGCTACTTTTAACCCTGAAAATGAACCTGTTCAAGCAAGCCGACCAATGGGAAACACAAATACTGGAAGAGTTGGTGATACAAAATCTAAAGGTAAACACGTAAACAAGCGCACAAATCAGCCTAGCATATCTAGAGCTGCAAGTACACCAGTGGGTAATGGAAATAATTCCAGAAGAAGTTTTCGGAATCAGCATCCTTTGCCTTCGAGGCCATATCACTTCCCTATGCAACCAAATTTTCCTCAGGATAATTTTCTACCTCATAATTCTCACAACCATGGTTTCCGCCCCATGCCTCCCAAACCGACTGGTTTGGATTATCCCATGTATCCCGAACCGACTGGTTGGGATTAG
- the LOC102621420 gene encoding uncharacterized protein LOC102621420 isoform X1, protein MTASVSAPMASAADQQYVTAKTSVWWDIENCQVPDNRDPHTIAQNISSALVKMNYCGPVSISAYGDTNRIPASVQHALSSTGIALNHVPAGIKDASDKKILVDMLFWAVDNPAPSNYLLISGDRDFSNALHQLRMRRYNILLAQPHEASAPLVAAAKSVWLWTSLVAGGPPLPSGESLLRTGDFATFNPENEPVQASRPMGNTNTGRVGDTKSKGKHVNKRTNQPSISRAASTPVGNGNNSRRSFRNQHPLPSRPYHFPMQPNFPQDNFLPHNSHNHGFRPMPPKPTGLDYPMYPEPTGWD, encoded by the exons ATGACCGCCTCCGTGTCTGCGCCTATGGCGTCTGCTGCGGATCAGCAGTATGTGACTGCGAAGACGTCGGTGTGGTGGGACATAGAGAACTGCCAGGTGCCGGATAACCGTGACCCTCACACGATAGCGCAGAACATCAGCTCCGCCCTGGTCAAGATGAACTACTGTGGTCCCGTCTCCATCTCCGCCTACGGCGACACCAATCGCATCCCCGCGTCTGTACAGCACGCGCTCTCCAGTACTGGGATTGCTCTCAATCACGTCCCCGCCG gtaTTAAAGATGCGAGTGACAAGAAGATTTTAGTTGACATGCTATTTTGGGCAGTGGACAATCCTGCTCCCTCGAATTATCTGCTGATATCCGGAGACAGAGATTTTTCTAATGCTCTCCATCAATTGCGTATGAGGAGGTATAATATTCTTTTGGCACAACCACACGAGGCATCAGCACCACTTGTTGCAGCAGCGAAGAGTGTATGGCTTTGGACGAGCCTTGTAGCTGGAGGACCCCCGCTTCCTAGTGGTGAATCTTTGCTTCGTACTGGTGATTTCGCTACTTTTAACCCTGAAAATGAACCTGTTCAAGCAAGCCGACCAATGGGAAACACAAATACTGGAAGAGTTGGTGATACAAAATCTAAAGGTAAACACGTAAACAAGCGCACAAATCAGCCTAGCATATCTAGAGCTGCAAGTACACCAGTGGGTAATGGAAATAATTCCAGAAGAAGTTTTCGGAATCAGCATCCTTTGCCTTCGAGGCCATATCACTTCCCTATGCAACCAAATTTTCCTCAGGATAATTTTCTACCTCATAATTCTCACAACCATGGTTTCCGCCCCATGCCTCCCAAACCGACTGGTTTGGATTATCCCATGTATCCCGAACCGACTGGTTGGGATTAG
- the LOC102621138 gene encoding putative receptor-like protein kinase At3g47110: MPIKGLHFLICVSIQSPTHSIALHFSTLRKMPNISFSIGCLAILIWCFSLLLINSPSFSAGQTNETDRLALLAIKSQLHDTSGVTSSWNNTINLCQWTGVTCGHRHQRVTRLDLSNQRIGGILSPYVGNLSFLRYINLSDNSFHGEIPQEIGNLLRLEKLALPNNSFSGTIPTNLSRCSNLIQLRVSNNKLEGQIPAEIGSLLKLQTLAVGKNYLTGRLPDFVGNLSALEVFSITGNSLGGKIPTTLGLLRNLVDLHVGGNQFSGTFPQSICNISSLERIYLPFNRFSGTLPFDIVVNLPNLKSLAIGGNNFFGSIPDSLSNASNVEILDLGFNQFKGKVSIDFSSLKNLSWLNLEQNNLGMGTANDLDFVTFLTNCSSLKILSLAANQFVGELPHSIANLSSSMIEFRIGGNQIFGIIPSGIRNLVNLIALGMQSNQLHGTIPDVIGELKNLQGLFLYKNVLQGSIPSGVGNLTKLAKLVMSYNSLQGNIPSSLGNCQNLIGFNASHNKLTGALPQQLLSITTLSVYLDLSNNNLNGSLPLQIGNLKNLVKLIISSNQFSGVIPVTLSTCVSLEYLDISSNSFHGVIPHSLGFLKSIKVLNFSSNNLSGQIPEFLENLSFLEFLNFSHNDLEGEVPTKGVFSSKTKLSLQGNVKLCGGTDELHLPTCPSKGSRKPKITLLKVLIPVAVLCMVLSSCLTIVYARRRRSARKSVDTSPREKQFPTVSYAELSKATSEFASSNMIGQGSFGSVYKGILGEDEMIVAVKVINLKQKGAFKSFMAECKALRNIRHRNLIKIITICSSIDSKGADFKALVFECMKNGSLEDWLHQSNDHLEVCKLTLIQRVNIAIDVASAIEYLHHHCQPPMVHGDLKPSNVLLDHDMVSHVGDFGLAKFLSSHQLDTASKTSSSSIGIKGTVGYVAPEYCMGSEASMTGDVYSFGILLLELFTGRRPTDAAFTEGLTLHEFAKIALPEKVIEIVDPLLLIEVMANNSMIQEDIRAKTQECLNAIIRIGVLCSMESPFERMEMRDVVAKLCHTRETFFGRRA; encoded by the exons ATGCCTATAAAAGGCCTTCACTTTTTGATATGTGTGAGTATACAATCACCCACACATTCCATTGCATTACACTTTTCCACCTTAAGAAAAATGCCTAATATTTCCTTTTCCATTGGCTGCCTTGCCATTTTGATATGGTGCTTCAGCTTGTTGCTTATTAATTCTCCTAGCTTTTCTGCTGGCCAAACCAACGAGACAGATCGACTCGCATTGCTTGCCATAAAGTCACAGCTTCATGATACATCAGGAGTCACAAGTTCATGGAACAATACCATAAACTTGTGCCAATGGACGGGAGTGACTTGTGGCCATCGGCATCAAAGGGTGACCCGGTTAGATTTGAGTAACCAAAGGATAGGAGGCATCTTGTCTCCTTACGTTGGAAATCTCAGCTTCCTCAGGTACATCAACCTTTCGGACAACAGCTTCCATGGCGAAATTCCCCAAGAAATTGGTAATCTTTTAAGGCTTGAGAAACTAGCACTGCCCAACAATTCATTTTCGGGTACAATACCTACCAATTTGTCCCGTTGCTCTAACCTCATCCAACTTCGTGTCAGCAACAACAAGCTTGAGGGACAAATCCCAGCAGAGATAGGCAGCTTGTTGAAGCTTCAGACATTGGCCGTCGGCAAAAATTACTTAACAGGTCGACTCCCAGATTTCGTTGGGAATCTTTCAGCTCTTGAGGTATTTTCTATTACAGGGAATTCATTGGGCGGGAAAATTCCAACTACCCTTGGCCTACTTAGAAACTTGGTTGATCTCCACGTAGGCGGAAATCAATTCTCTGGTACGTTTCCTCAATCAATTTGTAATATCTCTTCCCTCGAGCGGATTTATCTTCCATTCAACAGATTTAGTGGAACTTTACCATTTGACATTGTTGTCAATCTTCCAAACCTTAAATCGCTCGCTATTGGtggaaacaatttttttggctCTATTCCTGATTCATTGTCCAATGCTTCAAATGTTGAGATCCTTGACCTTGGCTTCAATCAATTCAAAGGGAAAGTGTCAATTGATTTTAGCAGCCTTAAGAATCTATCGTGGTTAAATTTGGAGCAGAACAATTTGGGGATGGGGACAGCCAATGATCTTGATTTTGTAACCTTTCTAACTAATTGTAGTAGTTTGAAAATACTTAGTTTAGCTGCTAATCAATTCGTAGGAGAGCTGCCTCATTCTATAGCAAATCTCTCATCGTCAATGATTGAGTTCCGCATAGGAGGAAACCAAATATTTGGAATCATACCTTCTGGAATAAGAAATCTTGTCAATCTAATTGCACTCGGTATGCAATCAAACCAATTACATGGCACTATTCCTGATGTAATTGGTGAGCTTAAAAACTTACAGGGATTATTCCTGTATAAGAACGTTTTACAAGGGAGCATTCCCTCTGGTGTTGGTAATCTTACTAAACTGGCCAAACTTGTTATGAGCTACAATAGCTTGCAAGGCAATATACCCTCATCCCTTGGTAACTGTCAGAATTTGATAGGCTTCAACGCCTCCCATAATAAGCTCACTGGTGCCTTGCCCCAACAACTTCTCAGCATAACAACACTTTCAGTTTACCTAGATCTGtctaataataatctaaacGGCTCTCTTCCTCTACAAATAGGCAACCTGAAGAATCTTGTAAAATTGATCATATCTAGCAACCAATTTTCTGGTGTGATTCCTGTTACTCTAAGCACTTGTGTAAGCTTAGAATATCTTGATATTTCGAGCAATTCTTTTCATGGCGTCATTCCTCATTCTTTGGGTTTCTTGAAAAGCATCAAAGTGTTAAATTTCTCAAGCAATAATTTGTCTGGCCAGATTCCAGAATTTCTTGAAAATCTATCTTTCTTagaattcttaaatttttctcACAATGATTTGGAGGGCGAGGTTCCAACAAAAGGAGTTTTTAGTAGTAAAACCAAACTTTCACTCCAAGGGAATGTGAAGCTTTGTGGGGGTACAGATGAATTGCATTTACCAACCTGTCCATCTAAAGGATcaagaaaaccaaaaatcaCTCTCCTCAAAGTGTTGATTCCAGTGGCAGTGTTATGCATGGTCTTATCCTCATGCCTTACTATTGTTTATGCTCGAAGAAGGAGATCTGCGCGTAAATCTGTTGATACATCGCCGAGGGAAAAACAATTTCCTACGGTTTCTTATGCAGAGCTAAGTAAGGCAACAAGTGAATTTGCATCGTCAAACATGATTGGTCAAGGAAGCTTTGGATCTGTGTACAAGGGGATTTTGGGTGAAGATGAAATGATAGTTGCAGTGAAGGTGATAAATCTTAAGCAGAAAGGAGCTTTCAAGAGTTTTATGGCTGAATGCAAAGCATTAAGAAATATTCGTCACCGAAAtcttatcaaaatcatcactATTTGCTCTAGTATAGATTCTAAGGGGGCTGATTTCAAGGCTCTTGTTTTTGAATGTATGAAAAATGGAAGTTTAGAGGATTGGTTGCACCAGAGCAATGATCATCTTGAAGTTTGCAAATTAACTCTCATTCAAAGAGTGAACATAGCCATTGATGTGGCTTCTGCAATTGAATATCTTCACCACCACTGTCAACCGCCTATGGTTCATGGAGATCTAAAACCAAGCAATGTTCTGCTAGATCATGACATGGTTTCCCATGTGGGTGACTTCGGACTAGCAAAATTTCTCTCTAGTCACCAACTTGATACTGCTAGTAAAACTTCATCAAGCTCAATTGGGATAAAAGGAACGGTTGGCTATGTTGCTCCAG AGTATTGCATGGGCAGCGAAGCGTCCATGACTGGAGATGTATACAGCTTTGGAATTCTGTTGCTGGAGTTGTTTACCGGAAGGCGACCAACCGATGCAGCGTTTACTGAAGGACTTACTCTCCATGAATTTGCCAAGATCGCTTTACCAGAAAAAGTGATAGAGATTGTTGATCCTTTACTTTTGATAGAGGTAATGGCGAACAACTCTATGATTCAGGAAGACATAAGAGCCAAAACGCAAGAGTGTTTGAATGCTATAATTAGAATTGGTGTTCTCTGCTCAATGGAATCTCCATTTGAGCGGATGGAGATGAGAGATGTCGTGGCTAAGTTATGCCATACAAGGGAGACTTTTTTTGGCAGGAGGGCTTGA